Below is a window of Populus trichocarpa isolate Nisqually-1 chromosome 3, P.trichocarpa_v4.1, whole genome shotgun sequence DNA.
AGAATTTCCTATGAATAacattgtcataacccatttttgggtcactcccaaatttttttttcttcttccaaattacatttcttttccttacaaaaaaaaaaaaaaaaaaaaaaaaaaaaaaaaaaaaaaaaaaaaaaaaaaaacagtgccgttttgaacgacactgttccccTTCTTCCCTGCCCATGCAGaggcagggaagaagaagattttaaatcttttccCGCTAACTTCTCCTTCTCTACCTCCCCACTTGCCTAACTACTTACACAACCCATACCCTCATTAATGGAGAAACAGGAGACCCATGCCCCCTTCCATGACGAAAATCAGAAGACCCATGCCTCGGCCACCATGCCCTGTGCTTGTACAGGGTATGGTGAACCTCTTCCCCGGCTGcctataaatacaaggaggaaAGACAAGAAGAAGGGGGGGAAATTTTTTGGAGAGCAGAGGGAAGCAAGCTgcagaaacgaaaaaaaaaaagggaaaccaGAGGGGGCAGAACTTTTGAGAAACGAACTTGAAGGGAGGAACAAATTTGAGAAAGGAGACAGGGGAGGTTTACAAAGAAGCAGAAACAGAGGGGGGGGTTTTCGGGTCCAaagttagaaaacaaaatcatcctTTTCGGGTTCCCAGCAGCTGCtcctctctctccaccgtggccttcGGCCACCACCATCCAGCACCGCCATTCCGCCACCATCGGCGCTGCCACCAGCAGCAACAGAGGAGAAACCGAAACAAAACAGAGAAGgagaaagaacaagagagagagcAGAAACAGAGAGGAAGCAAAGCGCAGAGGAAGGGAGACCACCATCTTCATCAGCGAAGCCATCGTCTGCTCCTCCAGCACGACTGCTGTGTCTCTGCACCAAGGGAAGAAGAGCAACCGCAGAAGAATCACCGCCTGCCGCCACTCACCGAGAACAGACACCACGAGCCACCGTCGGGCCACCACCCCTGCTGCCTCCGCTGCCGCCCGCAGTCGCCAGCGTCGCCACCACTCCAGGTAACTTTCCCCCCTCCCCTGTCGTTTTTCAGTTGCTCAtcttcatttgcatgcagaacgtgatcaattcacgttctgcagcaaatgaaGATTAATTAGCTAGTTACTGTGCTGTGCACAGTAACTAGCTAATTATATTTGGCTGGTTACTGTATgcagcacagtaaccagccctTTCATTGGTTATGGGCTGaaacatcagcccagcccacgcggctgggctgagtccagcccacaGTATATGGGCCGGGTCAGGCCCATCCCAGGATGGGTGGGCCAGGTCAggcccaattttttttttctaaaagaaaaattaaaaaatatttttggaatttgacAATTTTCCTGCGTATTTTTATGTCATTGTGATTAATATCAagcagttttttttatgttgttaaaaatgcaaaatctgatattaaaatatccggttttcgtcaaaacttcaaaaatacaaaaaaatttgaaaaaaaataaaaaaatattttatgcatgCGGCCAAatctctcaaagctaaaaaactcatattctattttcatacaacaaagaaaacttcaaaaaaaaaatgttttatcatgcattttggctttaataaccagtttattaaagtcacgagaatttggccaatatttcaaaaaaatccaaaaaaattattttgtttctttttatatcagggattacgaatttacACGTAAAgcgtattcccgatattaaaacaatagttcttttatagacattagaacggttaggtctTACCCaaaagataagaacctccttattgaggagggcttttcttgaatcttagacagacatgaccaacaattagaaaacgctaccaaaccttagattttgatcagacaaataaaacaatgcagcttaccttaggtagggcgtatttggggtgctaataccttccctttacgcaaccagtctccgtaccagatctctgagaccagttagggttcctagtgaccaaaatactaggtggcgactcccattctattttccactaataagagacaagaattccttgtctccccatattttccAGACACACACACCACATGGAGTGTGGAGGACGATCGTCGCTACGCCGTCCatgtgcgacagaatggcgactccactggggaccttgtggactaagctttgtttttgtctgatcatcgtgttttttttatttggttttgtgttattattttcattctcatttgCTCATACGCTTTAAATTTTGTACatatttgttcatgcattgtataaaattatttcatgcatCATTCATATTTGAGGGGAAttatactggaaaaaaaaactttaggttaagtgggggactagcagcttaccttacgacttttagtcaaggtttaagtttgtgtaaaccccaactcttcgctgagaGCTTAGATTGGTAATGATTGGTGCATATGCCATCCCATTACCTACTGAGCCCCTATATTGCCTTCACGAGGgtgatcactgggacagcaagagacccttttgagaTCAGGTAGAAAGCCACCCATCCTGTAATGGCCCCAACCTATCCTTAGAGTATGAACTCCCTAATACGCATGTACATACATCTGCATCGTACACATACACCcattcattgtaaataacatacatacatccagcaggttgaaatataggtccccaaagagtctacaacacccgacttcgagcgagaaacatggaagatgaagagcgcGCTCACCGTGACGcccattttcaagaagagttggagtctcTGAAGACAAGTGTGGCTCGCCTCACTAGCTTACTCGAACAAACACTGAGAAATACCTCTGGTGAAGGTCCTTCTAACCCACCAGTCACCTTTAATCAGATTCCAACAATAGCTCAGCCCGAAGAAAGAATGAGTGAACATGGTCAAGAGCCTCAACATAATCCAACATTTGTGCAGTCAGCAACACCTGCACCAGCCCCTGCAGTCATGGATGCATTTGCTAACGAGTCCCACAAGGCCAAGTCATCTGATagccttgatcaagaaaagatagCGGCACTGGAAGCCAGAATCAAAGTCATTGAAGGGGTAGACTTATATGACCCAGTACGGGCAGCGGAGATGTGTCTAGTCCCAAATGTGGTTGTCCCGAAAACGTTTCTTGTTCCTGATTTCATCAAATATAGCGGAACACAATGCACCATGACTCATCTCAAGTCCTATTGCAATAAAATGGCAGAAGTAgtacatgatgaaaaactactgatgcacttttttcaagatagcttaagtggggcaatattgagctggtacatgagattgGACAACACAAAGATCCGGAGATGGAAAGACCTGGTGGATGCTTTTATCAAGCAGTACAAATACAACATGAACATTGCTCCCGACAGAACCAGCTTATCCAATCTAGagaaaaaggacaaagaaagtATAAGGGAATATGCTCAAAGATGGCGAGAATCAGCTGCTCAAGTCCATCCCCCACTTCTGGACAAAGAGATGGTCACTTTATTTGCTGACACACTCAAAGCACCATATTACGAGCATGTGATGGGTAGTTCAACCCAGCAATTCACTAATGCTGTGGTAGTGTGTGAGCGCATAGAGCAAGGCGTCAAGAGTGGTAGAATTGTGGTAGCCCCCGAGAAAAGAGGCTTCGAAAGAAAGGTGGTTGACCATGTTAGAGATGACTATAGGGGTAGGAAAAACACATTCCAAAACTATCACACTCCATCCCAAATTACTAACATCAACTCTTCACCTCCCACCAAAAAACCCGAGCCCCAAAACTTTCAAGCCAAAAGCCAAATTGGAAATTACCAAAGGGTCCAAGAACAACTACCTCTATTACCGCTGCCCCTGAATGAAATGTACCAAAAGCTATTAAGCATCGGGCATGTAGCTCCCGAACCTCTAGCGCCTTTGCAGCCACCTTACCCCGGCTGGTACAAGCCAGAACTCACTTGTGAATACCATGCTGGTGTTTCCGGACATAGCATTCATACTTGCAATGCCTTCAAGAGAAAGCTTCAGCAATTAATCAAGGCAGGGTGGATAGCATTCGAAGACACTCCTAATGTGAACACGAACCCTCTACCTACTCATGCTTGAGCGGTGGATCAGTAAAGGCACTAGAAGGAGAATGCTCAGAAAGCACCGATGGTCAAGGCAGGATGCGAAAAAAGGCAGACTCAATTTTGAAGGACTCAAATTTTGACCACAGTTTTTGTCCCCACCGTCAATGAGACCTCTACAAGAGCTGTTGTGGGAAGGCTAGCCTAAGAGGAGATTTATGAAAGTGGAAGGATGAAGCCTGCCCtattattatcttttgtttgataatttttgcTTCAACCTATTTCAGTCTTGTTGGTAATTTGGCTCATAATACCACAAGATTTTCTCTGTCAAATGAGCCTTTCTTGTTAATAAGATCATGTGTTTTGCTGTGTTCAGGACATGCCTccatttttcttgttgtttcatGTAAATAACACTCTGAGCACAATATTTACTCATAAAACCACTGCACCAAGAATCCTTCGgtgtgttttccttttcttccaaaGAATTTTCGGGAATtcaaa
It encodes the following:
- the LOC112326921 gene encoding uncharacterized protein LOC112326921, which gives rise to MEDEERAHRDAHFQEELESLKTSVARLTSLLEQTLRNTSGEGPSNPPVTFNQIPTIAQPEERMSEHGQEPQHNPTFVQSATPAPAPAVMDAFANESHKAKSSDSLDQEKIAALEARIKVIEGVDLYDPVRAAEMCLVPNVVVPKTFLVPDFIKYSGTQCTMTHLKLDNTKIRRWKDLVDAFIKQYKYNMNIAPDRTSLSNLEKKDKESIREYAQRWRESAAQVHPPLLDKEMVTLFADTLKAPYYEHVMGSSTQQFTNAVVVCERIEQGVKSGRIVVAPEKRGFERKVVDHVRDDYRGRKNTFQNYHTPSQITNINSSPPTKKPEPQNFQAKSQIGNYQRVQEQLPLLPLPLNEMYQKLLSIGHVAPEPLAPLQPPYPGWYKPELTCEYHAGVSGHSIHTCNAFKRKLQQLIKAGWIAFEDTPNVNTNPLPTHA